The sequence TGCTGGCCTGGGCGGCACGTCCGGTTTCCAGCTGGATCAGGGCCATCAACTGGAGGGCCTCCACCTGGTCGGGGCGTTGGTTCAGCACCTGACGCAGTTCCCGCTCGGCTCCAGCCCGGTCGTTCTGGTCGCGGCGCAGTTCAGCCAACAGCAGCCGCAGGGACCAGCGCTGGGGCTGCTGGTCGGCCAGCCGCTCCACCAGGGGTGTGGCCTCAGCCCGGCGGTCGAGGGCCACCAGCAACTCCAGCAGGCGTTGCTGCTCGGCATCGTTGGCCTGGCCACTGTCGAAGCGGCGCCGCAGCTGGGCGGCCTCGCGCTGCAGCCCCGGCCGCGATGCTGAGGAGACGGGGCCACTGCCGCCCCGCTGCTGCCCCAGCCACCAGCCCGCCGTCAGAGACGTGCCGGCGAGGGCCACGGCGGCAACGGCGAGCCAGGGACCCTGCCATCGGGGGGCTGGTGGCATGGCGCCGGACATCCGCTGCAGATGGTGCCCAGTCTGCCCTGGTTCTCCGCCCCGGGGCCCCGGCAGCACGGCTGGCCATGGCCTTTACATTGGTCGACATGCGCGACCACCCCATCCCACCGGTCACAGAACCGCTGCAGTACCGGGCCATCGGCGTGGTGCGCGGCACCTATGTGCCCACCGACCCCGAGCAGCTCACCCGCGGAGCGATCCACACGGCTGATGGCCAGGCGGTGGAGGCCGTGGTGCTCGGCCGTCTGCTCACCCTGATGCGTCGGCACCTCGATCTCTCCCAGCCCCATCTCTGGGTGGTGTACCCGCGCTCCCGGGAGGAGCAGGGTCTGCACCTGCAGATGGTGGGCATCTGGGAACCCAGCACCCTTGCTGAGCCGCCGGCCAGCGAGCCTGCGGTCCCTGAGCTTGCGGTCAGCGAGGCTTCAGTGGCCCCTGTGGCCAGCGACGATCTGCCCGAGGGCGATGACTACTTCTCGGTGCGGGGCGAGCTGATCTACACCCGCCCTGAAACGGGGGATCTGGTGGTCAAGGTGCGGCAGATGCCCCGCTCCGATGGCAGCAGG is a genomic window of Cyanobium sp. NS01 containing:
- a CDS encoding lipopolysaccharide assembly protein LapB, which translates into the protein MPPAPRWQGPWLAVAAVALAGTSLTAGWWLGQQRGGSGPVSSASRPGLQREAAQLRRRFDSGQANDAEQQRLLELLVALDRRAEATPLVERLADQQPQRWSLRLLLAELRRDQNDRAGAERELRQVLNQRPDQVEALQLMALIQLETGRAAQASSQLEAALKRASTPTAKPSAVPIGLLLANVLQRSGQAGQAEAALIKLSAAFPDDPRPLLAVALIQQERGDTKAAHETFAKARQQGGKGDDSRLDRVAAAWGLESIRGKGPAEPRPEVREGAAGSQETPAGN